Proteins encoded in a region of the Clostridium beijerinckii genome:
- a CDS encoding glycyl radical protein, which translates to MNHFGELTDRMHNFREELLNAKSMVSVERARLTTESYKEHADKPMVLRRALCLENILKNMTIFIEDNSIIAGNQAESNRSAPIFPEYAMDWVIDELDEFEKRAGDVFYITEESKNVLREIAPFWEHKTLKDRGLAGMPAESRIFYDLGIIKAEGNITSGDAHIAVNYETVLNLGLINYKERTEKKLKELDLTDYRNLNKSYFYRAILIVLDAVAAFAKRYADLALELAEKESDENRKEELLEMLRILNKVPYYPAETFQEAVQSLWIIHLVLQIESNGHSLSYGRMDQYLNPFYEKDLKLGRITEDSATELLTNLWLKTFTINKIRSWSHTRFSAGSPLYQNVTVGGQTVDKKDAVNPLSYLILKSVAQTKLPQPNLTVRYHRGLSDDFMKECIEVVRLGFGMPAFNSDEVIIPSFIEKGIDEKDAYNYSAIGCVEVAVPGKWGYRCTGMSFLNFPKSLLIALNDGVDPESGTKLCEGVGRFKDMTTFDEVMKAWDKIIREFTRHSVIIDSCADLAIEEVTADVLCSALTDDCIERGLNLKEGGAVYDFISDLQVGIANLGDSLAAIKKCVFEDKSFTPAQVWDALLNNFEGEDGKRIQDILLNDAPKYGNDDDYIDLLLREAYEIYIDEIKKYKNTRYGRGPIGGCYYAGTSSISANVPQGAGTLATPDGRKAGEPLAEGCSPSHAMDKNGPTAVFKSVSKLPTHDITGGVLLNQKVTPQMLSKESDREKLILLIRTFFNRLEGFHVQYNVVSRDTLLDAQKHPEDHRDLIVRVAGYSAFFNVLSKQTQDDIIERTEQVL; encoded by the coding sequence ATGAATCATTTTGGAGAATTAACTGATAGAATGCATAATTTTAGAGAAGAATTATTAAATGCAAAATCTATGGTTAGTGTAGAAAGAGCTAGACTTACTACGGAAAGTTACAAAGAACACGCTGATAAGCCAATGGTATTACGTAGAGCGTTATGTTTAGAAAATATACTGAAAAATATGACTATATTTATTGAAGATAACTCGATAATCGCGGGAAATCAAGCAGAATCAAATCGCTCAGCTCCTATTTTTCCTGAATATGCAATGGATTGGGTTATAGATGAACTTGATGAATTTGAAAAACGTGCAGGTGATGTATTTTATATTACTGAAGAAAGTAAGAATGTTTTAAGAGAAATAGCACCTTTTTGGGAGCATAAAACTTTAAAAGACAGAGGTCTTGCAGGGATGCCTGCTGAAAGTAGAATTTTTTATGATCTAGGGATTATAAAAGCAGAGGGTAATATTACTTCTGGGGATGCTCATATAGCGGTAAATTATGAAACTGTATTAAACCTTGGGTTAATTAATTATAAAGAGCGAACAGAAAAGAAATTAAAGGAACTAGACCTTACAGACTATAGGAATTTAAATAAGTCTTATTTTTATAGAGCAATTTTAATTGTACTTGATGCAGTAGCAGCTTTTGCAAAACGTTATGCAGATTTAGCATTAGAATTAGCAGAAAAAGAATCTGATGAAAATAGAAAAGAAGAATTGCTTGAAATGTTAAGAATATTAAATAAAGTTCCATATTATCCAGCAGAAACTTTCCAGGAAGCTGTTCAATCCTTATGGATAATTCACTTAGTTTTGCAAATTGAATCTAATGGACATTCACTTTCATATGGAAGAATGGATCAATATTTAAATCCTTTCTATGAAAAAGATTTAAAACTTGGAAGAATTACTGAGGATAGTGCTACTGAATTATTAACAAATTTGTGGCTTAAGACATTTACAATAAATAAGATAAGAAGCTGGTCACATACACGTTTTAGTGCAGGTAGTCCATTATATCAAAATGTCACAGTTGGTGGACAAACTGTAGACAAAAAAGATGCAGTAAATCCATTAAGTTACTTAATTCTAAAGAGTGTTGCTCAGACAAAATTACCACAACCTAACTTAACAGTACGTTATCATAGAGGGTTATCTGATGATTTTATGAAGGAATGCATAGAAGTAGTAAGATTAGGATTCGGAATGCCAGCCTTTAATAGTGATGAAGTTATTATTCCATCATTCATAGAAAAAGGTATAGATGAAAAAGATGCTTATAACTATAGTGCAATTGGATGTGTTGAAGTAGCGGTTCCGGGTAAATGGGGTTATAGATGTACTGGAATGAGCTTTTTAAATTTCCCTAAATCATTATTAATAGCTTTAAATGATGGAGTTGATCCCGAGTCAGGAACTAAGCTTTGCGAGGGGGTAGGTCGCTTTAAGGATATGACAACCTTTGATGAGGTTATGAAAGCCTGGGATAAGATAATTCGTGAATTTACAAGACACAGCGTAATAATAGATAGCTGTGCAGACTTAGCAATAGAAGAAGTTACAGCAGATGTATTATGCTCAGCTTTAACTGATGATTGCATTGAAAGAGGTTTAAACTTAAAAGAAGGTGGAGCCGTATATGACTTTATCAGTGATCTTCAAGTAGGTATCGCTAACCTTGGAGATTCTCTTGCAGCAATTAAAAAATGTGTATTTGAAGATAAGAGTTTTACCCCAGCACAAGTTTGGGACGCATTGCTTAATAATTTTGAAGGAGAAGATGGTAAAAGAATTCAAGATATATTACTTAATGATGCTCCTAAGTATGGAAATGACGATGATTATATAGATTTATTATTAAGAGAAGCTTATGAAATCTATATTGATGAGATAAAAAAATATAAGAATACTAGGTATGGCAGAGGTCCAATTGGAGGATGCTATTATGCTGGAACTTCTTCAATTTCAGCTAATGTGCCACAAGGAGCAGGAACTTTAGCAACTCCAGATGGAAGAAAAGCTGGAGAGCCTTTAGCTGAAGGGTGTTCACCATCTCATGCAATGGATAAAAATGGTCCTACAGCAGTATTTAAATCAGTTTCAAAATTACCAACACACGATATTACTGGTGGAGTATTATTAAATCAAAAGGTAACGCCACAAATGTTATCTAAGGAAAGTGATAGAGAAAAGTTAATTTTATTAATTAGAACTTTCTTTAATCGTTTAGAAGGTTTTCATGTACAATACAATGTAGTATCAAGAGATACTTTACTTGATGCGCAAAAACATCCAGAAGATCATAGAGACCTAATTGTTAGAGTAGCAGGATATAGTGCTTTCTTTAATGTATTATCGAAACAAACTCAAGATGATATAATTGAAAGAACAGAACAAGTTTTATAG
- a CDS encoding MFS transporter gives MEKDIQKDKVLWTKNFVIINIINLLIFFGFQMLLPTLPLYAKKLGGTNSIIGLVTGAFVVSSVIIRPISGLLLDKLGRQKVFLVGLFIFIISVFSYSIVPFISAIIMIRFIHGFGWGAVSTASNTIASDNIPNDRFGEGMGYFSLTSSLAMAVAPTIGLFVISKYSFQALFLTSTILAVLGGIIAFKLEYKKIENKEQTKIKASLYEKISINPSIIVFFVTITYGALTSFLPLYASQKGIENIGIFFTVYAISLFISRPIFGKIIDKLGFDYAIIPGFICVIISMLLLSESSNISMFLIAAFIYGIGFGATQSTLQTMAMVGVPPSRLGAANATFFTAFDCGIGLGAVILGVVSSNVGYAQMYLWASGAAIIAFILYFIIGRKRKPQLQVKK, from the coding sequence ATGGAAAAAGATATACAAAAAGATAAGGTTCTTTGGACAAAAAACTTCGTTATTATAAACATAATAAACTTATTAATATTTTTTGGATTTCAAATGTTATTACCTACACTTCCGCTCTATGCTAAAAAACTCGGAGGGACAAACTCTATCATTGGATTAGTAACTGGAGCATTTGTAGTATCTTCAGTAATAATTAGGCCAATCTCTGGATTACTTCTTGATAAGTTAGGCCGACAAAAGGTGTTTTTAGTTGGATTATTTATATTTATTATATCAGTATTTTCTTATTCAATAGTTCCATTTATTAGTGCAATTATTATGATACGTTTTATCCATGGCTTTGGCTGGGGTGCAGTAAGTACAGCTTCTAATACAATTGCTTCGGATAATATCCCAAATGATCGTTTTGGAGAAGGAATGGGATATTTTAGTCTGACAAGTAGTTTAGCTATGGCAGTAGCTCCTACAATTGGACTATTTGTGATATCAAAATATAGCTTTCAAGCTCTATTTTTAACATCTACTATACTAGCCGTTCTTGGGGGTATTATTGCTTTTAAATTAGAATATAAAAAAATTGAAAATAAAGAGCAAACTAAAATAAAAGCTTCATTGTATGAAAAAATATCTATAAATCCTTCTATTATAGTATTTTTTGTAACAATAACTTATGGTGCATTAACCAGTTTCTTACCTCTTTATGCTTCACAAAAAGGCATAGAGAACATTGGAATTTTCTTTACAGTCTATGCAATATCCTTATTTATATCTAGACCAATATTCGGTAAAATAATAGATAAATTAGGTTTTGACTATGCAATTATTCCAGGTTTTATATGTGTAATTATATCTATGTTGCTGTTATCTGAGTCTTCAAATATTAGCATGTTTTTAATCGCCGCATTTATTTACGGAATAGGCTTTGGTGCAACTCAATCTACTTTACAGACAATGGCCATGGTTGGAGTTCCACCTTCACGTCTAGGTGCTGCCAATGCTACATTTTTCACTGCATTTGATTGCGGTATAGGATTAGGTGCAGTAATTTTAGGAGTAGTTTCATCAAACGTTGGATATGCTCAAATGTATCTGTGGGCAAGTGGGGCTGCTATTATAGCATTTATTCTTTATTTCATTATTGGCAGAAAGAGAAAACCTCAATTACAAGTAAAAAAGTAG
- a CDS encoding MarR family winged helix-turn-helix transcriptional regulator, producing MENISKLNAAIYRNAQSIINSKLIDLNIRSGQHDFLYVISKNEGISQKELSEFLYVGKSTTAKAVKNLVENDYVKRIQDENDKRIYRLYLTDAGKKVIPKIDATFLELVAIFSKNLSKKEEEQTVIILKRILHTISEEKNKINSDID from the coding sequence ATGGAGAACATTAGTAAACTTAATGCAGCAATTTATAGAAATGCTCAGAGCATAATAAATTCAAAGCTTATAGATTTAAATATTAGAAGTGGCCAACATGATTTTTTATATGTGATTTCAAAAAATGAAGGTATAAGTCAGAAAGAGTTAAGTGAGTTTCTGTATGTAGGTAAATCAACTACTGCAAAAGCAGTAAAAAATCTAGTAGAAAATGATTATGTAAAAAGAATTCAAGATGAAAATGATAAGCGTATTTATAGGTTATATTTAACGGATGCAGGAAAAAAAGTTATACCTAAAATAGATGCAACCTTTTTAGAATTAGTTGCTATTTTTTCTAAAAACTTATCTAAGAAAGAAGAAGAACAAACAGTGATTATTCTAAAAAGAATCCTACATACGATTTCTGAAGAAAAAAATAAAATTAATTCTGATATTGATTAA
- a CDS encoding DeoR/GlpR family DNA-binding transcription regulator, giving the protein MINRYTKLLEIVNENKRIEVSKLSELLNVSQVTIRKDLGALEEKGLLKREHGYAVMTSSDDINSRLAFNYDIKRKIAQLASKLVNDGETVMIESGSSCALLAEELAYNKKDITVITNSTFIANYIREGNAKVVLLGGDYQPESQVSVGPLTRKCVKDFFVDKLFIGTDGYNSKIGFTGKNLMRTETVKAMAESSNKIIILTESSKFSERGVVSQFKAEEISYLFTDTNIPEDVLESLKKEKVDVQTVSVN; this is encoded by the coding sequence ATGATAAATAGGTATACAAAGCTTCTTGAAATTGTCAATGAAAACAAGCGTATAGAAGTCAGTAAATTATCAGAGCTTTTAAATGTATCTCAAGTGACTATACGTAAAGATCTTGGTGCATTAGAAGAAAAAGGATTATTGAAGCGTGAACATGGTTATGCTGTTATGACTTCAAGTGATGATATCAATAGCAGATTAGCTTTTAATTATGATATAAAAAGAAAAATAGCACAATTGGCAAGTAAACTTGTAAATGATGGTGAAACAGTTATGATTGAATCAGGCTCATCTTGTGCCTTACTTGCTGAAGAACTTGCATATAATAAAAAGGATATAACAGTAATAACTAATTCTACATTTATTGCAAACTATATTAGAGAAGGAAATGCGAAAGTAGTGTTGCTTGGAGGAGATTACCAGCCGGAATCCCAGGTATCAGTAGGCCCTCTAACAAGAAAATGTGTGAAAGATTTTTTTGTAGATAAATTGTTTATCGGAACTGATGGTTATAATTCTAAAATAGGGTTTACAGGAAAAAACTTAATGCGTACAGAAACGGTAAAAGCCATGGCTGAAAGTTCTAATAAAATTATAATATTAACAGAATCATCAAAGTTTTCTGAGCGTGGAGTGGTATCTCAATTTAAAGCAGAAGAGATAAGCTACTTATTTACAGATACTAATATTCCTGAAGATGTTTTAGAAAGTTTAAAGAAGGAAAAAGTGGATGTTCAAACGGTAAGTGTAAATTAA